In the genome of Triticum urartu cultivar G1812 chromosome 5, Tu2.1, whole genome shotgun sequence, one region contains:
- the LOC125506619 gene encoding E3 ubiquitin-protein ligase WAV3-like, whose protein sequence is MMAIPAYNRKDVGLTKDTVTAMVEIRATSSAAMREGLDLVAVLDVSGGMGGDKIQSVKKALQFVIMKLTSVDRLSIVTFDSTARRLNPLRSMTQAAQTDLKAVVDGLQNGGGTDIKAGLELGLAVLAGRVHAESRTANVFLMSDGQTTSGDPREVHPGEVAVYTFGFGTGADHKLLSDLAKKSTGGTYSAVPDGTNLSAPFSQLLGGLLTVVAQDVQLTLEPNNADGDLEKMTVAPGTDYTTITDDKSGLITIKFGTLFSGEVRKVAVNFALRDSDETEEYDATLAEARHSYAGQKTRQSLEAILIVRTPNPSSPTDAGVENRSVQAEELRRLHADTINAASLLAEAERLEEARERIVDAQNAVEDIVLLDLDDGEKMVNALRAELLQLLAFMESQEIYNERGHPYALATVTSHGRQRTAARGDEGEVMCLYATPRMNAYLEQAKSFEENPAESVPSADDDV, encoded by the coding sequence ATGATGGCAATTCCGGCGTACAACAGGAAAGATGTGGGGCTGACCAAGGATACAGTGACGGCCATGGTGGAGATCAGGGCCACATCCTCCGCCGCCATGAGGGAAGGGCTGGACCTGGTGGCGGTGCTGGACGTGAGCGGCGGCATGGGCGGGGACAAGATCCAGAGCGTGAAGAAGGCCCTGCAGTTCGTCATCATGAAGCTCACCTCCGTGGACCGCCTCTCCATCGTCACCTTCGACAGCACCGCCCGCAGGCTCAACCCGCTGCGCTCCATGACGCAGGCTGCCCAGACCGACCTCAAGGCCGTCGTCGACGGCCTGCAGAACGGTGGCGGGACCGACATAAAGGCCGGTCTCGAGCTGGGGTTGGCCGTTCTCGCTGGCCGCGTCCACGCCGAGTCCCGCACCGCCAACGTCTTCCTCATGTCAGACGGGCAGACGACCTCCGGCGACCCCAGGGAAGTCCACCCCGGCGAGGTGGCCGTCTACACCTTTGGTTTCGGCACCGGCGCGGACCACAAGCTGCTGAGCGACCTGGCCAAGAAGTCCACTGGCGGGACGTACAGCGCGGTGCCGGACGGGACCAACCTCAGCGCGCCCTTCTCGCAGCTGCTCGGCGGCCTGCTCACGGTGGTGGCACAGGACGTGCAGCTCACGCTGGAGCCCAACAACGCCGATGGCGACCTCGAGAAGATGACCGTGGCCCCTGGCACGGACTACACGACGATCACCGACGACAAGAGCGGCCTCATCACCATCAAGTTCGGCACCCTCTTCAGCGGAGAAGTGCGCAAGGTGGCCGTCAACTTCGCGCTCAGGGACAGCGACGAGACCGAGGAGTACGACGCCACCTTGGCCGAGGCGCGGCACAGCTACGCTGGCCAGAAGACGCGCCAGTCTCTCGAGGCCATCCTGATTGTGCGCACCCCGAACCCAAGCTCTCCCACCGACGCCGGTGTCGAGAACCGCTCGGTGCAGGCCGAGGAGTTGCGCCGGCTGCACGCCGACACCATCAACGCCGCAAGCCTCCTGGCGGAGGCCGAGAGGCTGGAGGAGGCGCGGGAGAGGATCGTGGACGCGCAGAACGCGGTGGAGGACATCGTGCTGCTGGACCTGGACGACGGGGAGAAGATGGTGAACGCGCTCCGCGCCGAGCTGCTGCAGCTGCTCGCCTTCATGGAGTCGCAGGAGATCTACAACGAGCGGGGACACCCCTACGCCCTCGCCACCGTCACGTCCCACGGGCGGCAGCGCACCGCCGCGAGGGGCGACGAGGGGGAGGTCATGTGCCTCTATGCGACGCCGCGCATGAACGCCTACCTGGAGCAGGCCAAGAGCTTCGAGGAGAACCCGGCGGAGTCGGTGCCCTCCGCGGACGACGATGTCTAG
- the LOC125555428 gene encoding uncharacterized protein LOC125555428, which produces MAGGVRRLSEVLREQQEPFLLQGEPCCSVNNKGVRASWGRAVRRALPRWRSDGLAVGCFPCAARKRESFRPLSRAGHAHCDDDARRLSPVSVLDVLRCSDDEEEASSSPTLSDWEEEEEDDDDDKPSSTAGSSQPPDKKEESEEEWRKVVSSWERIAGDIARVPVLAQLDLLSSMSAREWEWHGEAEAERVGASVEAMIFEEMSADAVRDMVDL; this is translated from the exons ATGGCCGGCGGCGTTAGGAGGCTCTCCGAGGTGCTGCGGGAGCAGCAGGAGCCGTTCCTCCTTCAGGGAGAGCCCTGCTGCTCCGTCAACAACAAGGGCGTCAGGGCTTCGTGGGGCCGGGCCGTGAGGAGGGCGCTGCCGCGGTGGCGGTCTGACGGCCTCGCCGTCGGCTGCTTCCCCTGCGCCGCCCGCAAGCGCGAGAGCTTCCGCCCGCTGTCGCGCGCCGGCCACGCGCACTGCGACGACGACGCGAGGCGGCTCAGCCCGGTGTCCGTCCTGGACGTGCTGCGGTGCTCCGACGACGAGGAGGAAGCGTCGTCGTCGCCCACGCTCAGCGACT gggaggaggaggaggaggacgacgacgacgacaagcCATCGTCGACGGCAGGCAGCTCGCAGCCACCCGACAAGAAGGAGGAGTCGGAGGAGGAGTGGAGGAAGGTGGTCTCGTCGTGGGAGAGGATCGCGGGGGACATCGCAAGGGTCCCCGTGCTTGCGCAGCTGGACCTGTTGAGCTCCATGTCTGCGAGGGAGTGGGAGTGGCACGGGGAGGCGGAGGCAGAGCGGGTGGGCGCGAGCGTGGAGGCCATGATCTTCGAGGAGATGAGCGCGGATGCCGTGCGCGACATGGTCGACCTGTAG